CCCAGGAGAAGGGCGCCGGCCCGGTCCTCGGCATCTTCTCCACCGGTCCGGAGATCCGTAACGCGGCGCAGAACCTCGCCACGGAGATCATCGGCACGGTCGTGCTGATCCTCGCGGTCCTCACGCAGGGCCTGAACGACAAGGGCAACGGCCTCGGCATCCTCGGCGGTCTGATCACCGCGTTCGTGGTGGTGTCGATCGGTCTCTCCCTCGGCGGCCCGACGGGCTACGCGATCAACCCGGCCCGTGACCTGGGCCCGCGTATCGTGCACGCCCTGCTGCCGCTGCCCAACAAGGGCGGTTCCGACTGGGCTTACGCCTGGATCCCGATCGTCGGTCCGCTGGTCGGCGGCGCGATCGCTGCAGGCATCTACAACGTCGCATTCGCTTAAGACGTATAAGCACGCGCCGTACGTAAAGCCCCCTCACCACGGATCTTTCAGGAGCACACAGTGACCGACGCCCACACCGCAGGCCCGTTCATCGCCGCGATCGACCAGGGCACGACCTCCTCGCGCTGCATCGTCTTCGACAAGGACGGCCGGATCGTCTCCGTCGACCAGAAGGAGCACGAGCAGATCTTCCCGAAGCCGGGCTGGGTCGAGCACAACGCCAACGAGATCTGGACCAACGTCCAGGAGGTCGTCGCCGGAGCCATCCAGAAGGCCGGCATCACCCGTGACGACATCAAGGCCATCGGCATCACCAACCAGCGCGAGACCACCGTGCTGTGGGACAAGAACACCGGTGAGCCCGTCTACAACGCCCTCGTCTGGCAGGACACCCGCACCGACAGCCTCTGCAGGGAGCTGGGCCGCAACGTCGGCCAGGACCGCTTCCGCCGCGAGACCGGTCTCCCGCTGGCCTCGTACTTCTCCGGCCCCAAGGCCCGCTGGCTGCTCGACAACGTCGAGGGCCTCAAGGAGCGCGCCGAGGCCGGCGACATCCTCTTCGGCACCATGGACACCTGGGTCATCTGGAACCTGACCGGTGGTGTCGACGGCGGCAAGCACGTCACCGACGTGACCAACGCCTCCCGCACCCTTCTCATGAACCTGCACACCATGCAGTGGGACGAGAAGATCGCCGAGTCGATCGGTGTGCCGCTGCAGATCCTGCCCGAGATCCGCTCCTCCGCCGAGGTCTACGGCGAGGTCACCGGCGGCAAGCTCGGCGACCTGCTCGGCGGCATCCCGGTCGCCTCCGCGCTCGGTGACCAGCAGGCGGCCCTGTTCGGCCAGTGCTGCTTCGCCGAGGGCGAGACCAAGTCCACCTACGGCACCGGCACCTTCATGGTGATGAACACCGGCGACAAGATCATCAACTCTTACGCCGGTCTGCTGACCACGGTCGGTTACAAGATCGGCGAGCAGCCGACGGTGTACGCCCTGGAGGGCTCGATCGCCGTCACCGGCTCGCTGGTGCAGTGGATGCGCGACCAGATGGGCCTCATCTCCACCGCCGCCGAGATCGAGACGCTCGCGCTCTCGGTCGAGGACAACGGCGGTGCCTACTTCGTGCCGGCCTTCTCCGGCCTGTTCGCCCCGCACTGGCGTTCCGACGCCCGCGGTGTGATCGCCGGTCTGACCCGGTACGTCACCAAGGCGCACCTCGCGCGCGCCGTCCTGGAGGCCACCGCCTGGCAGACCCGGGAGATCGCCGACGCCATGGTGAAGGACTCCGGCGACGAGCTGGTGGCCCTCAAGGTCGACGGTGGCATGACCGCCAACAACCTGCTGATGCAGACGCTCTCCGACGTCCTGGACGCGCCAGTGGTGCGCCCGATGGTCGCCGAGACCACCTGCCTCGGCGCCGCCTACGCCGCCGGCCTCGCCGTCGGCTTCTGGTCCAGCACCGACGAACTGCGCGCCAACTGGCGCCGGGCCGCCGAGTGGACCCCCCGCATGGACGCGGAGACCCGCGACCGTGAGTACAAGAACTGGCTCAAGGCCGTCGACCGGACCATGGGCTGGATCGAGGACGAGAGCTGAGCTGCCCCACAGACCAGCTCTGACGAGGAGTAAGTACCCGACATGACCAGTCAGTCCACCCTGCAGTCCGTGCCTGCCCTCGGGACGCACCCGGCCTCGGGCTCCAACCCGAGCCGCGCCGAGACCCGGGAGCAGCTCTCCAAGGCGTCGTACGACCTTCTGGTGATCGGCGGCGGCATCCTGGGCATCTCCACCGCCTGGCACGCCGCGCAGTCCGGCCTGAGGGTGGCTCTGGTCGACGCCGGCGACTTCGCCGGCGCCACCTCCTCCGCCTCCTCCAAGCTGCTCCACGGCGGTCTGCGCTACCTGCAGACCGGTGCGGTGAAGCTGGTGGCGGAGAACCACTTCGAGCGCCGTGCGGTCTCCCGTCAGGTGGCCCCCCACCTGGCGAACCCGCTCACCTTCTACCTCCCCGTGTACAAGGGCGGGCCGCACGGCGCGGCGAAGCTCGGCGCGGGCGTCTTCGCCTACTCCGCGCTCTCCGCGTTCGGCGACGGCGTCGGCCACCTGCTCTCCCCCGCCCGGGCGGCGCAGGACGTGCCCGAGCTGCGCACCGAGAACCTCAAGGCCGTGGCCGTGTACGGCGACGACCAGATGAACGACGCGCGCATGGCGCTGATGACGGTCCGTGCGGCCGTCGAGTCGGGCGCCGTCGTCCTCAACCACGCCGAGGTCACCGGGCTGCGGTTCACCAAGGGCCGGGTCACCGGCGCCGAGCTCAAGGACCGGCTCTCCGGTGCGGAGTTCGGGGTCAACGCCCGCCTGGTGCTGAACGCGACCGGCCCCTGGGTGGACCACCTGCGCAAGCTGGAGGACCCGAACGCGGCGCCGTCCATCCGCCTGTCGAAGGGCGCGCACCTGGTCCTGAAGCGGACCTCCCCGTGGAAGGCCGCGCTGGCGACCCCCATCGACAAGTACCGGATCACCTTCGCCCTCCCCTGGGAGGACATGCTGCTGCTCGGCACGACCGACGAGGAGTACGAGGGCGACCCGGCGGACGTCGACGTCAACGAGAAGGACATAGCCCAGATCCTGGACGAGGCCGCGTTCTCCGTGCGCGACCAGCAGCTCAAGCGTGACCTCATCACCTACGCGTTCGCCGGTCTGCGGGTGCTGCCGGGCGGCCCCGGCGACACCGCCAAGGCCAAGCGCGAGACCGTGGTGACCGAGGGCAAGGGCGGCATGCTGTCCGTCGCGGGCGGCAAGTGGACGACGTTCCGGCACATCGGCCGTACGGTGATGCAGAAGCTGGAGGCGCTGCCGGGTCACCCTCTCGGCGATGACTTCGAACCGATCTCCTCGCTGCCGAAGAAGCTGCCGCTGCCCGGTGTCGCCAACCCGCGCGCGGTCGCCCACCGCCTGCTGGTGGACCACCCGGCCCCGGGTCCGCGCATGGCCGCCGACACCGCCAAGCACCTGGCGACGCACTACGGTTCGCTGGCCTTCGACATCGCCCGCCTGGCGAACGAGAACCCGGATCTGGCCGAGCGCGTCCACCCCGACGCCCCGGAGATCTGGGCGCAGGTCGTCTGGGCCCGCGACCACGAGTGGGCCGAGACGCAGGACGACGTGCTGCGCCGCCGTACGACGCTGACCATCCGGGGCCTGGCCACGGACGAGGTCCGCGCCAAGGTGCAGGACCTGCTCGACAAGAAGTAACCGGTCACGGCACAGGGGCTGTTCCACGGCGGTGGGGCGGCCCCTTCCGCCTGCTCGGGGGCATTGTCAGTGCCGGGTGCTTCCATGGGGGCATGAACAACGATCACGTGGATCCGGCGGACGTCGCGGCCCTGCGCGAGGCGTTCGGCATCGGCGACGGGGGCGAGTCGGCGCTGGGCTGGGAGGCGGTGCGGGCCTTCGAGGCGGAGCACGGCGTGATACTGCCGGAGCCGTACCGGACGTGCGTCGCGGAGGTGACGGACGGGTCGTTCCAGGGACCGCCGGAGTACGGACTGGTGGCACTGGCCGAGGGCGGCGGCAAGCAGCGGCTGGCCGAGCCGTTCCCCCTCACCCGGATATGGCTGTGGGAGGAGGACGACGGGGGGTACGAGGATCCGGACGCCGTCGTCGAGCAGGTCGCCGGTGACGGGTCGATCGTGCTGGGCACCGACGGCTGCGGCATGGACTGGCATCTGATCGTCAGCGGTCCCCACCGGGGTCATATATGGCAGATCACCGGCGAGGGCGCGGTTCCGTTCGGCGCGGAGTTCGGTCATACCACGGCCGAACCGGGCTTCGCCGGCTGGGTGCGGCACTGGGCGGACGGCAAGGAGTGGTTCGACGGCTCGGCCACCTGAGGTCCGGCCGCATAATGTGCTGAGACATCCGATGTCTGAGGCATGGGGCGGGCGACAGGAGGCCGGGCATGGCAGTCACCGACGAGGCGATCGAGAAGATCAAGGACATGATCGTCTCCGGTGCGCTGCGCCCCGGAGACCGGTTGCCCAAGGAGAGCGAACTGGCGGCCGAATTGGGCCTGTCCCGCAATTCGCTGCGGGAGGCCGTACGGGCCCTGTCGCTGATCCGGATCCTGGACGTGCGCCAGGGCGACGGCACCTATGTCACCAGCCTCGACCCGCAGCTGCTGCTGGAGGCGATGAGCTTCGTCGTGGACTTCCACCGCGACGACACCGTGCTGGAGTTCCTGGCGGTGCGCCGGATCCTGGAGCCGGCCGCGACAGCGATGGCGGCCTTCAAGATCAGCGAGCAGCAACTGGACGCCCTGTCCGCCCAGTTGGACGCGCTCGGCGAGGAACCCTCGGTGGAGGAGCTGGTCGCCGCCGACCTGGAGTTCCATCGCGGCATCGTGCGCGGCGCCGGCAACTCGGTGCTGTGCTCGCTGCTGGACGGCCTGTCGGGGCCAACCACACGGGCCCGGATCTGGCGCGGTCTGACCCAGGAGGACGCGGTGGGCCGCACCCTGCGCGAGCACCGGGCGATCCTGGCCGCACTGCGCGACCGGGACGCGGAGGCGGCCCGCTCCTGGGCGACCGTGCACATCGCGAGCGTGGAGCAGTGGCTGCGCAGCACGCTGTGAAACGCCTGTACGGAACGGTCGGGGCTCCCGGTTGACGGAGGGTGTTCCCCGGTGGCGATCGGGGCAGTGATCCGGTCACTCCCCCACGCAGGGGGCTGCGGGCGCCCCCGCCGGACGCCGTAAGGTTGGTGAGTCAAGCGAGGGCACGTCGGAAGGAGGCACTGGGTGATCGAGCTGGAGGGGGTTCCCGAGCTGATCGACCCAGTCATGGTGGCCGCGTTCGAGGGCTGGAACGATGCCGGCGACGCCGCCTCCACGGCGGTCGCGCATCTGGAACGCGAATGGAAGGGCGAGGTGTTCGCGGCGCTGGACGCCGAGGACTACTACGACTTCCAGGTGAACCGCCCCACGGTGTTCATGGACGGCGGTGTACGCAAGATCACCTGGCCGACGACAAGGCTGTCGGTGGTGCGGGTCGGCGGCGAGAAGCCGCGTGACCTGGTGCTGGTCCGCGGCATCGAACCGTCCATGCGCTGGCGCTCGTTCTGCAACGAGCTGCTCGGCTTCGCGCACGAGCTGGGCGTGGAGTTGGTGGTCATCCTGGGCGCGCTGCTCGGTGACACCCCGCACACGCGTCCGGTGCCGGTCAGCGGGGTCACGTCAGACCCGGACCTGGCCGAGCGGATGGATCTGGAGGAGACCAAGTACGAGGGCCCGACGGGCATCGTCGGCGTCCTGCAGGAGGCGTGCACGCACGCCGGTGTCCCGGCGGTGTCGCTGTGGGCGGCCGTACCGCACTACGTCTCCCAGCCGCCCAACCCCAAGGCCACGCTGGCGCTGCTCAACCGCCTGGAGGACCTGCTGGACCTGCGCATTCCGCAGGGCGAGCTGCCCGAGGACGCGCGGGCCTGGCAGGTCGGTGTGGACCAGCTGGCCGCCGAGGACAGCGAGGTCGCCGAGTACGTCCAGACGCTGGAGGAGGCCCGGGACACCGCGGAGCTGCCGGAGGCGTCGGGTGAGGCGATCGCCCGCGAGTTCGAACGGTATCTGCGGCGCCGGGACGTCAGCCCGCCCCCTCCGGGCGGGCACGCGACGGCGGACGGCGGGGACGGCGGGCCCTGGCTTCGGGACAGCCCGAGCGGGAAGACGCGCCCGCCGAATGCCTCGGGCGGTTCCGGCGGTTCCGGCGGTTCGAAGGGCACCGACTCCAAGGGCGACGACGAGGACGACCCGGAGGACTGAGAGTACGGAAAGGGCGGTTCCCTCTGCCGGGAACCGCCCTTTCTGCCGCACCCCTACTTTTTTGGGGGGCGGCTCTGCTCGGCGCTTAGAGAGCCACTCCCAGCAGCGCGTCCACCGCTCGCGTCACCACGCCCGGCGCGCCCGTGTCGGTGCCGTCCTCCGTCTCCTGCCGCTCCGCCCAGCGGTCCACCGCGGCCAGCGCCGCGGGCGCGTCGAGGTCGTTCGTGAGGGCCTCACGGATTTCCTCGACCAGCGCGTCGGCGGACGGGCCGTCGGGGCGGGAGACGGCGGCGCGCCAGCGGCCGAGGCGGGCCATGGCGTCCTGGAGGACCTCGTCGGTCCACTCCCAGTCGGCGCGGTAGTGGTGGCCCAGCAGGGCGAGGCGGATGGCGGCCGGGTCAACGCCGTCGCGGCGCAGCTGCGAGACGAAGACGAGGTTGCCCTTGGACTTGGACATCTTCGCGCCGTGCAGGGCGACCATGCCGGCGTGCACATAGGCCTTGGCCATGGGGAACTCGCCAGTGAGCACCTGGGCGTGCGAGGCGCCCATCTCGTGGTGCGGGAAGGCGAGGTCGGAGCCGCCGCCCTGGACGTCGAAGCCCATGCCGAGGTGGTCGAGGGCGATGGCCACACACTCGATGTGCCAGCCGGGCCGGCCCCGGCCGAGCGAGGCGCCGTCCCAGCTGGGCTCGCCCTCGCGGGCGGCCATCCACAGCATCGGGTCGAGGGGGTTCTTCTTGCCCGGGCGGTCCGGGTCACCGCCGCGCTCGGCGGACAGCAGCCGCATGGCGGCCGCGTCGAGGTTCGAGACCGAGCCGAAGTTCGCGTCGGACTCGACGGAGAAGTAGATGTCGCCCTCCAGCTCGTAGGCCGCGCCGAGTTCACGCAGCCGCTCCACGAGCGGGACGATGCCGGGTATCGCCTCGACGGCGCCTATGTAGTGCTGGGGCGGGAGTATGCGCAGGGCGGTCATGTCCTCGCGGAAGAGGGCCGTCTCCTTCTCGGCGAGGGCGACCCAGTCGACGCCGTCCCGCTCCGCGCGCTCCAGCAGCGGATCATCGACATCGGTCACGTTCTGGACGTAGTGGACCTGCCGCTTGGTGTCAAGCCACACGCGCTGCACGAGGTCGAACGCGTTGTAGGTCGCCGCGTGCCCTATGTGGGTCGCGTCGTACGGCGTGATGCCGCAGACATAGATACGGGCGACGGGACCGGGGTCGAGGGTGACGAGGCCGCCGGTCGCGGTGTCGTGGATCCTCAGGTCGCGGCCCTGACCAGGCAGGGCGGGGACCTCGGAAGCGGGCCAGGCATGCATGTACATGAGCCTAACCGGCCGCCAGCTGCGTATACGAACGGGATCGCGCCGGATGGCTTGTCAGGCCTTCTTGCATGTCGGCGGCCGATGTGCTGCGGGGTGCGAGAACGGGGACCGCACCTGGGGGTTCACGCGGGGGCGGGTTCACACCGGTGGCCAGGGGATGGCCGGCCATTCCCCGCTCGGCTCGGGGTGGACTCCCCCGGTGAGCAGGGCGTCGACACGCGCGCGTGTGGCGTCGATCTCAGCCGGGGTGATCAAGCCGCTCAGCCGCTCGCCCAGCGGCCCGCCGAGGGCTCCCCGCAGTCCCCCGAGGACGTCGACGGCCTCGGCGGTCAGCGGCTCCCCGGCCCAGCCCCACAGCAGCGTGCGCAGCTTGTCGTCGACGTTGAAGGTGACGCCGTGGTCGATGCCGTAGAGCCGGCCGTCGGGGGTGGGCAGCAGATGGCCGCCCTTGCGGTCGGCGTTGTTGATCACCGCGTCGAGGACGGCGAGCCGCCGCAGCCGCTCGTCGTCGGCGTGCACCAGGAGCGCGGTGCGGCCCTCACCGACCTCGGCCAGGCCGATCGCCTTCCAGCCCGGCTCCGGTTCCTCGGCCTCGACCAGGGCGAGCAGCTCCGCCTCGGCCTGGACGTCGATCCACAGCTGGCACATGCCCTCGCCGTACGGCCCGTCGCGCAGCACGGTCGGCGGGACGAGTCCCCAGCCGGTGGCTTCGGAGACCGCGTAGGCGGCCACCTCGCGGCCGGCCAGGGTGCCGTCGGGAAAGTCCCACAGCGGGCGCTCCCCGGCCACCGGCTTGTAGATGCAGGAGGCTTCCCGGCCGTCCAGGGCGATCGTGCAGAACAGAGCGGCGTTGGAGGCCTCGCGGATCCGGCCGCGGACGGTCAGCTCACCCTGCGCGAGCAGTTCGGCGGCGGCCGCGTCGGCCCTGGTGTCGGCGGCGGTCACGCTCCGCGGCGGTATCCGTTCTGGCGCGGACATACGTGTCCTTCCGGATCGAGCGGGAGGCTGCACAGCGGGCACGGCGGCCGCCCGGCGTTGACGACGTCGAGGGCACGCTTGGCGAAGGCCCTGGCCTGCGCGCCGGTCAGCCGGACCCGCAGCATCGGGGGCCCGTTCTCCTCGTCCTGGAGCAGCCGCTCCTCGGCCTCGGCGAGGTCCTCCTCGGTGTCGGCGTCCAGCTCGACCAGGGCCTGCGCCTCGACGATCATGCGCTGTTCCTCGCCGTCCCAGGCCAGCGCCATGGTGCCGACGCGGAACTCCTCCTCGATGGGGGTCTCCAGCGGGGCGGTGTCGGAGATCTCGGTGGGCGCCACGGCGGGGACGGAGGCGCTGCCGCCGCTACGCCGTACGACCTCGTCGAGGAGTTCGTCCATGCGTTCGGCGAGCGCGGCCACCTGGGTCTTCTCCAGAGCCACGCTGGTCACCCGGGAGCCTGCGATGGCCTGGAGGAAGAACGTACGGCGTCCGGGCAGTCCGACCGTGCCGGCCACGAAGCGGTCCGGCGGGTCGTAGAGGAACACCTGACGGGACACGTCCTGTCTCCATTGGATTCGAGAGTTTCAGCGGTGCGGGAGTCTCAGCGAGCGGGTGACCGCGGATGCGCGACGGTGCGGACCGGTGCGGACCGCTTCACCCTACTGCGGCAGACGATCACGGTGCGCCCGCACCACCCCCGACCGGTGCGTCGCCCTCACCAGCTTCCTCACCAGGTTCCTCGCGCGGGGCGAGCGAGGCGAAATCCCCGGTGTCGCCCAGGCGAACGAGAAACGGCCGAAGCCGGGTGTAGCGGATCGCGGTGACGGAACACGGCTCCACGGAGATCCGCTGGAACAGGTCGAGATGGAGGCCGAGGGCGTCGGCGACCAGGGATTTGATGATGTCACCGTGGGAGCACATCAGGTAGACGGCGTCGGCGCCGTGCTCGCGCTCCACGCGCGCGTTCCACTCGCGTACGGCCTCGGCGGCGCGGGTCTGCATGGCGCGCAGGGACTCGCCGCCGGGGAACGCGGCGGCCGACGGGTGGGCCTGGACGATCTCCATGAGCGGTTCGTCCATCAGCTCGGCGAGCTTGCGGCCGGACCAGTCGCCGTAGTGGCACTCCCCGATCCGTTCGTCGGTGTGGGCGCGCAGCTCCGGGCGGGCCTCCAGGAGCGGCCGCAGGGTCTCCTGGCAGCGCTGCAGGGGGCTCGTGACGACCTCGGAGATCGGCAGCGCGGCGAGCCGTGCGGGCAGCGCGGCGGCCTGCGCGGCGCCGCGCTCGTCCAGGGCGACGCCGGGCGTCCAGCCGGCGAGCACCGCGGAGGTGTTGGCGGTGGAACGTCCGTGCCGGACGAGGATCAGCGTGGGCATGCGGCCCAGGGTAGGCGCATCATCACATGCATGGGCGACCGGGCGAGGGGAGAATGCGCTCCGTGATCGTCGACTGCGCCATCTACCGGCACGGGCACCGCACGGAGGGCCCGGAGGACCTGTCCGACGCGCTCGCCGAGGCGCGGGCGGCGGGCGGATTCGTGTGGATCGGCCTGTACGAGCCGTCCGAGCGCGAGTTCGACCTGGTCACCCAGGAGTTCGCGCTGCATCCTCTGGCGGTCGAGGACGCCCTCAACGCGCATCAGCGGCCCAAGCTGGAGGTGTACGACGACTCGCTGTTCATGGTACTGAAGCCGGTCGCGTACGACGCGGACAGTGACATCGTCTCGGCCGGCGAGATCATGGTCTTCATCGGCAACTGCTTCGTGGTCACCGTCCGCCACGGCGAGATCTCGCCGCTGGCCGCCGTACGGCACCGGCTGGAGGAGGAGCCGGAGATGCTCGACAAGGGCCCGACCGCCGTGCTGTACGCGATCTCCGACGCGGTCGTCGACCACTATCTGGAGGTGGCGACGGAGCTGGGGAACGACCTGGAGGAGCTGGAGGCGGAGGTGTTCCGGCCGGAGGGCGGCGGCTCGCGGCACACCGCGTCCCGGATCTACGGCTTCAAACGGCAGATCCTGGAGTTCCGCCGGGCCACCGGCCCGCTGGCGCTGCCGCTGACCCGGCTGGCGGGCACCGGACCGTTCGGCGCCACGGTGCCCTTCGTGCACGACAAGGCGCGCCCGTTCTTCCGGGACGTCGGCGACCACCTGATGCGGGTGAACGAGTCCGTGGAGGCCCTGGACCGGCTGGTGTCGGACATGCTGTCGGCGCATCTGGCGCAGATGAGCGTGCGGCAGAACGACGACATGCGGAAGATCTCCTCGTGGGCCGCCATGGCCGCGGTCCCCATGATGATCGCGGGCATCTACGGCATGAACTTCGACCACATGCCGGAGCTGCACTGGCTGTGGTCGTACCCGGCGGTGATCCTGCTGATGGCGGCCCTGGAGGTGCTGCTGTACCGGCTGTTCAAGGAGCGCGGCCGGCTGTGAGAGCCCCGATGCGGCCCGGCTCAGGCGAACTCGTGGGCGGGGATGGCGGGGCCGCCGAGGGCGTCGCGGTGCTCGGGCAGGCGGAGGACGAGCATGCGGCGCCAGCCGACGAGGCGTTCGTAGCCGTACACGGCACGGATGCCGGCCGCGAGTACGGCGGACTTCGCCCTCGGCCAGCCGAGGATGCGGCCCATGTGGGCCATGGCGGCGAGGCTGACGTCCCGGTAGATGCGGGTCTCGGCGAGCGCGCAGGTGCGCAGGGTGCGCCGGATCAGCCTGCCGTGCCCGGCGGCGGCGAACCGCAGCAGTTCCTCGTGGGTGTAGGCGAGGTGGTTGTCCTCGTCGTCCGAGATCATGCGGACCGCCTTGCCGACCTCGGGATGGTCGCCGAAGTTCCGGCGGAGCATCACCATCTGGTCGGCGGCGCGCTGTTCGGTGACCCGGCTGTGGGAGAGGTAGACGATGAGGTCCCGCACGGTGAGCGGCTCGTCCCCGCGGAGCTTGTCGTGGGCAAGACCGATGCCGTGCCGCTCCAGGAGCATCGTGTAGTCGGTCTCGGGCGGTACGGCGACGGGGGTGAGCCCGCGCTTCTTCAGCAGGGCGTGGAAGATGCGTCCGTGTTTGTCCTCGTCGGCGCCGTGGCGGGCGATCTTCGGGGCCAGTCGGCGTGCGCTGCCCGGCGCCAGGAAGGCGATCCGGCCGTTCTCCCAGCCGCCCTGGGACTCCCCGCCGGCGGCGATGGAGCAGAAGAGCCGGAACGACTCGTCGTGGTCGAGGATCTCCTGGAACAGACTCCTGGCCGACAGCATGGACGCCACCTCTCCGGACGATTCCTCAGCATTCCGCGACATTCGGTGTTCTTCGTGATATTCCGCAAAGAACGAGTCAAATGCGGGCAGAGCGGAGCCGCAACACGGGTGTCGGGTGACTCGGCCGAAAGAAGGAACGCAGGTGTCGTAACCGCACGACGTCCGGCGCGTTGTTCCCGGTGACGGCCGTGGCGGGGAAGTCCCCCGAGCCCCCACCACGGCCGCTGATGCTGTCCAGGGCCTGTCCGGCGGATCAGGCCGCAGGACATCGGCGGCACGCCATCAGCACGGCAGGAGCAGCCGGACAGGCCTAGGCCAGTCCGGCGCGTTCCAGGGCCTCGCTGCCGGCGCGCAGGGAGGCGAGCCGCTCCTCCAGTGTGAAACCGGCGGGCGACAGGCTGAGCGTGGTGACACCGGCGGCGGCGTAGGCCTTCATCCGGTCGGCGATCCGGTCGACGGAGCCCAGCAGTGTCGTCTTGTCGATGAGGTCCTGCGGGATCGCGGCGGCGGCGCCCTGCTTGTCGCCGGACAGGTACTTCTGCTGGATCTCGGCGGCCTCCTTCTCGTACCCCATGCGCTGGGCGAGCTGGTTGTAGAAGTTCTGCTTGGCGCTGCCCATGCCCCCGACGTACAGCGCGGTGTAGGGGCGGAAGGTGTCGGCGAGGCGGGCCACGTCCTTGTCGTCGCCGACGGCCAGCGGGAGGGTCGGGCACACGTCGAACCCGTCGAGCGTCTTGCCCGCCTTCTCGCGGCCCGCGCGCAGGTACTTGAGCGTGGTGTCCTCGAGGTGGTCGGCGGAGGGGAAGATCAGCAGGGCACCGTCGGCGATCTCGCCGGTCTGCTCCAGGTTCTTCGGGCCGATCGCCGCGATGTAGAGCGGGATGTGCTCGCGCTGCGGGTGCACGGTCAGCTTGATCGGCTTGCCCGGGCCGCCCGGCAGCGGCAGCGTCCAGTGCTCGCCCTCGTACGTCAGCCGCTCCCGCGTCATCGCCTTGCGCACGATCTCCACGTACTCGCGGGTGCGGGCCAGCGGCTTGTCGAACTTGACGCCGTACCAGCCCTCGGAGACCTGCGGGCCGGAGACGCCGAGGCCGAGCCGGAAGCGGCCGCCGGAGAGCGAGTCGAGCGTGGCCGCGGTCATCGCCGTCATCGCGGGCTGGCGGGCCGGGATCTGGAAGATGGCCGAGCCGACGTCGATGCGCTCGGTCTGCGCGGCGACCCAGGACAGGACCGTCGCCGCGTC
The genomic region above belongs to Streptomyces sp. CG1 and contains:
- a CDS encoding DUF3090 domain-containing protein; this translates as MSRQVFLYDPPDRFVAGTVGLPGRRTFFLQAIAGSRVTSVALEKTQVAALAERMDELLDEVVRRSGGSASVPAVAPTEISDTAPLETPIEEEFRVGTMALAWDGEEQRMIVEAQALVELDADTEEDLAEAEERLLQDEENGPPMLRVRLTGAQARAFAKRALDVVNAGRPPCPLCSLPLDPEGHVCPRQNGYRRGA
- a CDS encoding histidine phosphatase family protein, coding for MPTLILVRHGRSTANTSAVLAGWTPGVALDERGAAQAAALPARLAALPISEVVTSPLQRCQETLRPLLEARPELRAHTDERIGECHYGDWSGRKLAELMDEPLMEIVQAHPSAAAFPGGESLRAMQTRAAEAVREWNARVEREHGADAVYLMCSHGDIIKSLVADALGLHLDLFQRISVEPCSVTAIRYTRLRPFLVRLGDTGDFASLAPREEPGEEAGEGDAPVGGGAGAP
- the corA gene encoding magnesium/cobalt transporter CorA, whose product is MIVDCAIYRHGHRTEGPEDLSDALAEARAAGGFVWIGLYEPSEREFDLVTQEFALHPLAVEDALNAHQRPKLEVYDDSLFMVLKPVAYDADSDIVSAGEIMVFIGNCFVVTVRHGEISPLAAVRHRLEEEPEMLDKGPTAVLYAISDAVVDHYLEVATELGNDLEELEAEVFRPEGGGSRHTASRIYGFKRQILEFRRATGPLALPLTRLAGTGPFGATVPFVHDKARPFFRDVGDHLMRVNESVEALDRLVSDMLSAHLAQMSVRQNDDMRKISSWAAMAAVPMMIAGIYGMNFDHMPELHWLWSYPAVILLMAALEVLLYRLFKERGRL
- a CDS encoding ferritin-like domain-containing protein, which codes for MLSARSLFQEILDHDESFRLFCSIAAGGESQGGWENGRIAFLAPGSARRLAPKIARHGADEDKHGRIFHALLKKRGLTPVAVPPETDYTMLLERHGIGLAHDKLRGDEPLTVRDLIVYLSHSRVTEQRAADQMVMLRRNFGDHPEVGKAVRMISDDEDNHLAYTHEELLRFAAAGHGRLIRRTLRTCALAETRIYRDVSLAAMAHMGRILGWPRAKSAVLAAGIRAVYGYERLVGWRRMLVLRLPEHRDALGGPAIPAHEFA
- a CDS encoding LLM class F420-dependent oxidoreductase, giving the protein MRLGINLGYWGAGMDGDNLAVAQEADRLGFSVCWAAEAYGSDAATVLSWVAAQTERIDVGSAIFQIPARQPAMTAMTAATLDSLSGGRFRLGLGVSGPQVSEGWYGVKFDKPLARTREYVEIVRKAMTRERLTYEGEHWTLPLPGGPGKPIKLTVHPQREHIPLYIAAIGPKNLEQTGEIADGALLIFPSADHLEDTTLKYLRAGREKAGKTLDGFDVCPTLPLAVGDDKDVARLADTFRPYTALYVGGMGSAKQNFYNQLAQRMGYEKEAAEIQQKYLSGDKQGAAAAIPQDLIDKTTLLGSVDRIADRMKAYAAAGVTTLSLSPAGFTLEERLASLRAGSEALERAGLA